The Paenibacillus sp. FSL R7-0204 genome includes a region encoding these proteins:
- a CDS encoding amino acid ABC transporter permease has translation MDFRFDIIIHYLPVLLKGTLFTIGVSLVSILCGSLLGLIIGFGKMAPRWYFRWPFHAYINLFRGTPLYVQILIVHFGLIPLFYGKTYALMSAFVALSLNSAAYSAEIFRAGIQSIDPGQREAALSLGMTRQQAMRFIILPQAIKRMVPAFGNEFIVLVKDSSLLALIAAPEIMYWSNTMKGQYLRIWEPYLTAALIYFILTYSLSKLLNYIERKV, from the coding sequence ATGGATTTCAGATTCGACATCATCATTCATTATTTACCGGTTCTGCTAAAAGGGACCCTGTTCACCATCGGCGTATCGCTGGTCTCCATTCTGTGCGGCTCCCTGCTGGGGCTGATTATCGGCTTCGGCAAAATGGCGCCAAGATGGTATTTCCGCTGGCCGTTTCACGCGTATATTAACCTCTTCCGCGGTACGCCGCTCTATGTGCAGATTCTGATCGTCCACTTCGGGCTGATCCCGTTGTTCTACGGCAAAACCTACGCGCTGATGAGTGCATTCGTGGCGCTGTCGCTCAATTCCGCTGCCTATTCTGCGGAGATCTTCCGCGCCGGTATCCAGTCCATCGACCCCGGTCAGCGGGAAGCGGCCCTATCCCTAGGAATGACCCGGCAGCAGGCGATGCGCTTCATTATTCTGCCCCAGGCCATCAAACGGATGGTCCCCGCTTTCGGGAATGAATTCATCGTGCTGGTTAAGGATTCCTCGCTGCTGGCGCTGATTGCCGCCCCTGAGATTATGTACTGGAGCAATACCATGAAAGGCCAATATCTGCGGATCTGGGAGCCTTATCTGACCGCTGCACTGATCTATTTCATCCTTACTTATTCGCTCAGCAAGCTGCTTAATTATATCGAACGGAAGGTGTAA
- a CDS encoding transporter substrate-binding domain-containing protein: MGIRKTWAMSGMVALLVLAIAGCGSDNDAKGGSADGQSLKIATDASYAPMEYMDTDTIKGFDIDFIKAVMAEAGIDYTVTNTGWDTMLTSVKQGTEYQAGVSSVSITDERKETYDYSIPYFESTNMIMVKEGSDIKSALDLKGKKVAVQAATTADELMSGIMGVDNGNLKRFDSNAVALMELNGGGADAVVADIAIVNEYIKNNPKEKLTGIIDKENFGSEYYGILYPKGGEWKEKLDPAIKKVIENGKYAEIYKEWFGEEPDTAALMNAK; encoded by the coding sequence ATGGGAATCCGGAAAACATGGGCGATGTCAGGTATGGTAGCACTCCTGGTCTTGGCGATAGCGGGTTGTGGCTCTGATAATGATGCGAAAGGCGGCAGTGCGGACGGGCAAAGCCTCAAAATCGCTACCGATGCCAGCTATGCACCAATGGAGTATATGGATACTGATACGATCAAGGGCTTTGACATTGATTTCATTAAGGCGGTGATGGCGGAGGCCGGCATTGATTACACGGTCACCAACACAGGCTGGGATACCATGTTGACCAGTGTGAAGCAGGGCACTGAATATCAGGCGGGTGTATCCTCGGTATCGATTACAGATGAGCGCAAGGAGACTTATGACTACTCCATCCCTTATTTCGAATCTACGAACATGATCATGGTGAAGGAAGGCAGCGATATCAAATCCGCTCTGGACCTGAAGGGGAAGAAGGTTGCGGTTCAGGCAGCCACGACAGCAGATGAGCTGATGAGCGGCATTATGGGCGTCGACAACGGCAACCTGAAGAGGTTCGACAGCAATGCGGTAGCGCTGATGGAGCTGAACGGCGGCGGGGCGGATGCGGTGGTCGCGGATATCGCCATCGTGAACGAATACATCAAGAATAATCCGAAGGAGAAGCTGACAGGCATTATAGACAAGGAGAATTTCGGCTCCGAGTACTACGGTATCCTGTATCCGAAGGGCGGCGAATGGAAGGAGAAGCTGGACCCGGCGATCAAGAAGGTCATCGAGAACGGCAAATATGCGGAGATCTACAAGGAATGGTTCGGCGAAGAGCCGGACACGGCGGCGCTTATGAACGCGAAGTAG